The following proteins come from a genomic window of Gammaproteobacteria bacterium:
- a CDS encoding conjugal transfer protein TraG N-terminal domain-containing protein, producing MSWEIFTYGGGEFLRLVFNGVAAITGNGGYLTALKMTALIGLLWVLIEGAFQQRAMNLQWLFGIILIYLAFMVPKVDVIITDRIDPTQSSVVSNVPMGLGMAAGTASLVGDWLTHAYETVFSLPNEMQYQQNGMLFGQYLVEASTRFEITDSRLAANFSDFWQSCVFYDILLGRYGWDDLFNASDLWAYIQAHTSVSQSFTYHDAANNRLILGCRDGAGTQLGTDLNDDVTRAQQYYGAKLVKAPTVTAAVTKFAAAMPVSYQYLTGLSVSAEKIIRQNALSNALKRGLSQFAASAGAPAAAQDFALARAEQERRTTYAVLGELAGRTLPILRNLFEAFIYAVFPIVFLLAMLPSVAKVAMTYLKSLVWIQLWAPLYAVLHFAMTLYSHYPAMSSLLLPDGSTVLSLANYTGLGQVMSDAALIAGYLSLSIPMISYLVVNQGGAMMASLASRVAQSYEAPVSKAADEASAGNISLGNTSIGNASWWQQNQSPTWRTGVSTLTHPATGAAYTTTPEGRYVDVPHSTLPFSASISDAIKSSVNTQATESLQAAQTQLADYATLTSANYSNMERFVGQTATETSVNLDWNRSDMAAFRREFGETQRLADEFGKNRGYSASQAAQILGLASLAAQNPKLLDLVSPVALRGELLLSGRSDAQIKEDWHEAARYVQDTHFGQNWQATMDAGHATATGVHQRTGDALARELAGGLLEQVSHRHATIATLQETAAWHEAQSRVEEQSFAFSADMAMQVRGHMIGAEKGVFARPGSLDPKWTDRDVDTLFARAAAGDAMAMGVISHYAEEYGRREGLELAGVRETPTRGNVLAKNQTYKSGVSNNETGTGGIRDRAAEFQGSARHAATHAGVPNEAQVRQGFATIKKEVEEERASSSNIINRGERDVRESGNTVKTEAGGRTDRDNQMLLGDAITNGVEQSLPNEKQLDQLKDRFFKDKDE from the coding sequence ATGAGCTGGGAGATCTTCACCTACGGCGGCGGCGAATTCCTGCGCCTGGTATTCAACGGCGTCGCCGCCATCACCGGCAACGGCGGTTATCTCACCGCGCTCAAGATGACGGCGCTCATCGGCCTGTTGTGGGTGTTGATCGAAGGCGCCTTCCAGCAGCGCGCCATGAACCTGCAGTGGCTGTTCGGCATCATCCTCATCTACCTCGCCTTCATGGTGCCGAAGGTGGATGTCATCATCACCGATCGCATCGATCCCACCCAGTCCTCTGTGGTCTCCAATGTGCCGATGGGATTGGGCATGGCCGCCGGCACGGCGAGTCTGGTGGGCGACTGGCTGACGCACGCCTATGAGACCGTGTTCAGCCTGCCGAACGAGATGCAGTACCAGCAGAACGGTATGTTGTTCGGGCAGTATCTGGTGGAGGCCTCCACCCGTTTCGAGATCACCGACAGCCGCCTGGCCGCCAACTTCAGCGACTTCTGGCAGTCCTGCGTCTTCTACGACATCCTGCTGGGACGCTACGGCTGGGATGACTTGTTCAATGCCTCGGATCTGTGGGCCTATATTCAGGCACACACCTCGGTCTCCCAGAGTTTCACCTACCACGACGCGGCGAATAATCGTCTGATCCTCGGATGTCGGGACGGCGCCGGCACTCAGCTCGGCACGGACCTCAACGACGATGTCACCCGCGCCCAGCAATACTACGGTGCAAAACTGGTCAAGGCCCCCACAGTCACCGCGGCCGTTACGAAATTCGCGGCTGCCATGCCGGTCTCCTATCAATACCTCACGGGCTTGAGCGTCAGCGCCGAGAAAATCATCCGGCAGAATGCGCTCTCGAATGCCTTGAAACGCGGCCTGAGTCAGTTCGCCGCCAGCGCCGGCGCACCCGCGGCCGCCCAGGATTTCGCACTGGCGCGGGCCGAACAGGAACGGCGCACCACCTATGCCGTCTTGGGCGAGTTGGCGGGACGCACCCTGCCGATCCTGCGCAATCTGTTCGAGGCGTTTATCTATGCGGTCTTCCCCATCGTCTTTCTTCTGGCCATGCTGCCGAGTGTGGCGAAGGTGGCGATGACGTACCTGAAGAGCCTGGTCTGGATCCAGCTGTGGGCGCCGCTCTATGCTGTACTGCACTTCGCCATGACACTCTACAGTCATTACCCGGCCATGAGCAGTCTGCTGCTGCCCGACGGCAGTACAGTGTTGTCCTTGGCTAATTACACCGGCCTTGGCCAGGTCATGAGCGATGCCGCCCTTATTGCCGGTTATCTCAGTCTCTCCATCCCAATGATCTCGTATCTGGTGGTCAACCAGGGCGGCGCCATGATGGCAAGTCTCGCCAGCCGCGTGGCCCAGAGCTACGAGGCCCCGGTAAGCAAGGCGGCCGACGAAGCCTCCGCCGGGAACATCAGCCTCGGCAATACCAGCATCGGGAACGCCAGCTGGTGGCAGCAGAATCAGAGCCCTACCTGGCGCACAGGGGTCTCGACCCTGACCCACCCGGCAACGGGCGCGGCGTATACCACCACGCCGGAAGGCCGGTATGTCGATGTGCCGCACTCCACCCTGCCCTTCTCAGCCAGCATCAGTGATGCGATCAAGTCCTCGGTCAACACGCAGGCAACCGAATCGCTGCAAGCGGCGCAGACTCAGTTAGCCGACTATGCAACCCTTACGTCGGCCAACTACAGCAACATGGAACGTTTCGTCGGCCAGACAGCCACGGAGACCAGTGTGAACCTCGACTGGAACCGGTCCGACATGGCGGCGTTTCGCCGGGAATTCGGCGAGACACAGCGGCTTGCCGATGAGTTTGGTAAGAATCGGGGATACAGCGCGAGTCAAGCGGCTCAGATACTCGGGTTGGCCTCGCTGGCCGCCCAAAACCCGAAACTGCTCGACCTTGTTAGTCCAGTCGCTCTGCGTGGAGAACTGCTGCTTAGCGGCCGTAGTGACGCGCAAATAAAAGAGGACTGGCACGAGGCTGCGCGATATGTCCAGGATACCCATTTTGGCCAAAATTGGCAGGCAACCATGGATGCTGGCCATGCCACGGCCACCGGAGTCCATCAGCGAACCGGCGATGCCCTGGCGCGGGAACTTGCCGGCGGTCTGCTGGAACAGGTCAGCCACCGCCACGCCACCATTGCCACCCTGCAGGAGACTGCCGCTTGGCATGAGGCGCAGTCCCGGGTCGAAGAACAGAGCTTTGCCTTCAGCGCCGATATGGCGATGCAAGTGCGCGGTCACATGATCGGCGCCGAGAAGGGAGTCTTTGCGCGTCCCGGCAGCCTCGATCCCAAATGGACCGACCGCGATGTGGACACCCTGTTTGCCCGCGCGGCGGCAGGCGACGCCATGGCCATGGGGGTCATCTCCCATTATGCCGAGGAATACGGACGGCGGGAGGGTCTGGAACTTGCAGGGGTGCGGGAGACGCCAACCAGGGGCAATGTGTTGGCTAAAAACCAAACATACAAGTCCGGAGTATCAAACAACGAGACCGGGACCGGCGGAATCCGGGACCGAGCGGCCGAATTCCAGGGTTCCGCCCGGCACGCGGCCACGCATGCCGGCGTCCCGAACGAGGCTCAGGTCCGCCAAGGATTCGCCACCATCAAAAAGGAAGTGGAAGAAGAGCGCGCCAGCAGCAGCAATATAATCAACCGCGGGGAGCGCGATGTCCGGGAATCCGGCAATACGGTGAAAACCGAAGCTGGTGGACGTACTGACCGCGACAATCAGATGCTCCTGGGCGATGCAATCACGAACGGTGTCGAGCAGTCGTTGCCCAACGAAAAGCAGCTTGATCAGCTAAAAGACAGGTTCTTCAAGGATAAGGACGAATAG
- a CDS encoding cysteine desulfurase, producing the protein MSSPIYLDNNSTTPVDPVVFEAMQPYFTEFCGNPSNQHHSAGSKAARAVEKARSHVAAAIDAEPDSIVFTSGATESNNLAILGVCRAIRTSPGHIITSAIEHKAVIEPFRYLERAGWKVTFLRPDSQGIVDWQAVEDAITLETVLVSIMAANNEVGTIQPVERIGEVCDRHSVMFHCDAAQALGRIPIDVGQWNVDLLSLSAHKAYGPKGTGALFVREKVKADILAPISFGGGQESGIRPGTLAVPNIVGFGVACELATSSLAAETTRLRMLRQSLLAKLRSCCPDMVVHGHPMHSLPGLLSVAFPGVDGDQFLFAIRDVAISQGSACTAGSPEPSHVLTALGVGYELARSSFRFGIGRFTTPEDIEAAATEVARVLAILR; encoded by the coding sequence GTGAGTAGCCCTATCTACCTCGACAACAATTCGACGACTCCCGTCGATCCGGTGGTGTTCGAGGCGATGCAGCCTTACTTCACCGAGTTCTGCGGTAATCCATCCAATCAGCACCATTCTGCCGGAAGCAAGGCGGCACGCGCTGTTGAAAAGGCGCGGTCGCATGTCGCCGCCGCGATTGATGCGGAGCCTGATTCCATCGTCTTCACGAGCGGTGCAACCGAAAGCAACAATCTTGCGATCCTTGGCGTATGCCGGGCAATTCGTACCTCGCCGGGGCACATTATTACGTCGGCCATCGAGCACAAAGCGGTTATCGAACCGTTCCGCTATCTGGAGAGAGCCGGATGGAAAGTGACGTTTCTGCGACCAGACAGTCAGGGCATTGTTGACTGGCAGGCCGTGGAGGATGCCATCACGCTGGAAACGGTATTGGTGAGCATCATGGCAGCGAACAATGAGGTAGGCACGATTCAACCTGTCGAACGGATCGGAGAGGTGTGCGACCGGCACAGTGTAATGTTTCACTGTGATGCCGCGCAAGCCCTCGGCAGGATACCGATTGACGTTGGCCAGTGGAACGTTGATCTGCTCAGCCTATCCGCGCACAAGGCATATGGTCCCAAAGGCACCGGAGCTTTGTTCGTTCGGGAGAAAGTTAAGGCGGACATCCTCGCACCGATCAGCTTTGGCGGGGGTCAGGAGTCCGGCATCCGCCCGGGAACACTCGCTGTACCGAACATCGTCGGTTTCGGTGTCGCTTGTGAACTGGCAACCTCGAGCCTTGCTGCGGAGACAACTCGCCTTCGGATGCTTCGGCAATCGTTGCTCGCAAAGCTCAGGAGTTGCTGCCCGGACATGGTCGTTCATGGACATCCGATGCATTCCCTTCCCGGGTTGTTGTCCGTTGCCTTTCCCGGAGTGGATGGCGACCAATTCTTGTTCGCGATTCGCGATGTGGCCATTAGCCAGGGTTCGGCCTGCACCGCCGGAAGCCCCGAACCTAGCCATGTGCTTACTGCCCTCGGTGTGGGATATGAGCTGGCCCGGTCAAGCTTTCGTTTTGGCATCGGGCGGTTTACGACGCCTGAGGACATCGAAGCCGCGGCAACCGAAGTAGCTAGGGTTCTCGCCATCCTTCGATAG
- a CDS encoding HNH endonuclease: MRNPDWVREEVILAMDLYLRAGRKQLPPSHDEVVRLSQLLSCLPIHPPSLRDENFRNPNGISMILGNLLGIDPLHNQPGLSKNNQLQASIWKEFMDVSSLLHRTAEAIRAVASSEDLADSADSTGEECVFPEGYVLTRLHIFRERNRAAVDSKIDEVWYREGQLACEVCEFDFLEVYGEVGRRFAECHHTIPLADAAFRRKTRIADLAIVCANCHRMLHRARPVLIIEELKSLVARHKHTQYGGVS; encoded by the coding sequence ATGAGAAATCCGGATTGGGTACGCGAAGAGGTTATTCTGGCAATGGATCTCTATTTGCGCGCCGGCCGGAAGCAGCTTCCGCCTAGCCACGACGAAGTAGTTCGGCTCAGCCAACTCCTTAGCTGCCTCCCGATACATCCACCTTCGTTACGGGACGAGAACTTCCGAAATCCCAATGGTATCTCAATGATTCTGGGGAACCTCCTCGGCATTGACCCTTTGCATAACCAACCGGGGCTATCCAAGAACAACCAATTGCAGGCATCCATCTGGAAGGAGTTTATGGATGTCTCTTCTCTGTTGCACCGCACGGCCGAGGCGATTCGAGCCGTTGCATCCTCGGAGGATCTCGCGGATAGTGCTGACTCAACTGGCGAAGAATGTGTATTTCCTGAAGGATACGTGCTCACGAGGCTGCATATTTTTCGGGAAAGAAACCGAGCGGCAGTCGATTCCAAGATCGACGAGGTCTGGTATCGAGAGGGCCAACTTGCCTGCGAGGTGTGTGAGTTCGATTTCCTTGAAGTTTATGGCGAAGTGGGACGAAGGTTCGCTGAATGCCATCACACCATCCCGCTTGCCGATGCAGCATTCAGACGGAAAACACGGATCGCTGATTTGGCAATTGTCTGCGCGAATTGTCACAGGATGTTGCACCGCGCGCGGCCTGTGCTAATCATTGAAGAACTCAAAAGCCTCGTTGCACGGCACAAGCACACGCAATATGGAGGCGTGTCGTGA
- a CDS encoding DNA translocase FtsK: protein MNISELIGKIVTLLLKDELSGERGTQSEGTARFTIDCLSAEHTAAVARQILSEPSLAAQIDLKLPKAFLDGQQLPEGVLTSLPATYFRNATTEKPVLLIANTGDDEEQSLKEFTRIGGPELQEHPELWVRVASEGLSLSEQHAKWWEKALTGLQDLRVAPLDRIAGYVLQTRSAIQAEGYPIHQALGVALPALRLPKDSVFSSRVKEGSRGHVSAWKKEYSAGFRSRGCYLLKQTPSQLLLGEEELGIAFENAIDAIPVGLHPAIEAFIHAPSGWNADSATLSECEWEQVRPLFDGVKREKFNLAKETIHFFDEREPELLSDEERQFLQSLVTRSGNEPTDDDTEFYEAHRNELKEDRKLKSAWDRFVFGKARETDDFLLGIAMCMESLFSQGEAGAKRKLKVRCDRATKKELKDLNVDAGLYFALRYAGAKALFGDRVSWNVGQLFDFPKLVAEWGQQKKTTLNRSTAKAAIQLKFVLELEVDVSTGGTQSYSTQLLWKYEPNAVSSQLVDDWNRLAEHPLVYCRALQEPVSTKGTLQTVDLANVKTFVPAYDRDRGSFVSVYKKPDIAIQFRANVKEAVDQRLVTEALGALIETKFGEFEAEYTKAIKDLCAAGLHSSSLRSQAVAYSGLLDVIVRQAKGDRNRELLLRPLLSIGAAHIEGGTTATVVTPWHPLRLSAMQVKAAMAVGLVRHLLTAPEVFFGDTRLYFKDLAQEMSHPFYPEVVLGWRGNKPELMAMTDAMQDYTLHESPIINDTEPDDTNENPTTGSNCVLELVQRYLTLHPHEHANMSVVLYNCDSARLPQAVVDRIGQLYEDEDDVRCQVLLRHGDASRLRDLYRAIISQGDADVDSFNASEATQDFMARLRICIIADQAPPPNPKDGCPYDIVFSQDVIARHSQVEWYPETATPVSMDTLVPARWSRRRAAAIDDMKSVVYLCCPVQTAEGWSFLTALTTFLKGDWDENEGKRLLPARQLDFRDNRTARIFEETHNLGNWVVNYDELLDRRQLLNLHVRVIRYKQSTTQGRNVIISSKAPLGLLISMVLQRIKALNLGLSDTQCRELAERFVNDANDVSGDIVLRAAKRGRNASELMGIVLSRFLLRHELGQRRYHGWYFLDDYADWLGQREEQIADILCLSPEVTEEGTLRLTVLVSEAKYIELAGLSTKRKESQKQLRDTVKRINEAVFGAPERLDRDLWLARLSDLILDGVQFPANARINLADWRRAIREGACEIAIRGYSHVFVWGPDDPCDCSSFAPVAELEGAYQEVFGRPELRELVRCYFENRDPLTLRRNLAQQDVWSEIEYQRPTDCAKIKVPHIHIPEINDEPPTADRGTGGSPVSPPAPTTPGGDTKMPVPKSGEQTQARPGPKWAYPGIVGVVSGAQPHAESNDDSEWLHSVEIKTKHALQQFQLQAKVVSSTLTPNCALIKFAGSSNLTVEQVSRKRSELLTTYGLNVVAIRPEPGLVSLSIERPKRRVIRTPELWARWQPAPSWGNRSLLIGVREDDGELLFLSPGKTHAPHTLIAGSTGSGKSVLMQNIILAIAATNTPGQARIALIDPKQGVDYFAFESLPHLDGTLVVEPDAAIAKLEQLVAEMDARYGRLRAARCPSLDEYNKRSSEADRLPVIWVVHDEFAEWMMVDDYKEAVTNIVGRLGVKARAAGIHLVFAAQRPDANVMPMQLRANLGNRLILKVDSAGTSEIALGEPGAEFLLGHGHLLAKLEGTPGLCFAQVPLADADFVDAIVNSMTHG from the coding sequence TTGAACATATCAGAACTCATCGGCAAGATTGTCACATTGTTGCTCAAGGATGAACTATCGGGTGAACGTGGTACGCAGTCTGAAGGCACGGCCCGGTTCACCATAGATTGCCTAAGCGCGGAACACACGGCGGCGGTGGCTCGCCAGATTCTTTCCGAACCATCCCTTGCAGCGCAGATCGACCTCAAGCTGCCCAAGGCGTTTCTTGATGGGCAGCAACTTCCCGAGGGGGTGCTGACGTCACTTCCGGCAACATATTTCCGTAACGCAACAACGGAAAAGCCGGTGCTGCTGATTGCAAACACCGGTGACGACGAGGAACAGTCGCTCAAGGAATTCACCCGCATCGGTGGGCCGGAGTTGCAGGAACATCCGGAGTTGTGGGTCAGGGTTGCAAGTGAAGGGCTTTCGCTCTCCGAACAACATGCCAAGTGGTGGGAGAAGGCGCTCACCGGCCTTCAGGATTTGCGTGTCGCACCGCTGGACCGGATTGCGGGCTACGTCTTGCAGACACGTTCGGCGATCCAGGCCGAAGGGTATCCCATCCACCAGGCGCTGGGGGTCGCCCTTCCGGCACTTCGGCTGCCGAAAGATTCGGTGTTTTCCAGTCGCGTCAAAGAAGGCTCGCGGGGACATGTCTCCGCTTGGAAGAAGGAATACAGCGCGGGATTCCGCAGCCGTGGCTGCTACCTACTCAAGCAGACGCCTTCCCAGCTTCTACTGGGCGAGGAGGAACTGGGGATCGCCTTTGAAAATGCCATCGACGCCATTCCTGTCGGGCTTCACCCGGCCATTGAAGCGTTCATTCATGCTCCGAGCGGTTGGAATGCTGATTCGGCGACGCTTTCCGAATGTGAATGGGAACAGGTACGGCCCCTCTTCGACGGCGTGAAACGGGAGAAGTTCAACCTCGCGAAAGAGACGATCCACTTCTTCGATGAACGGGAGCCGGAACTCCTGTCCGATGAGGAACGTCAATTTCTCCAGAGCCTGGTGACCCGTTCCGGCAACGAACCTACCGATGACGACACAGAGTTTTATGAGGCGCACCGTAATGAACTGAAGGAAGACCGGAAGCTCAAGTCCGCTTGGGATCGTTTTGTCTTCGGCAAGGCTCGGGAAACCGATGACTTTCTGCTTGGCATTGCCATGTGCATGGAATCGCTCTTCAGCCAGGGTGAGGCGGGAGCCAAGCGCAAGCTCAAGGTCAGGTGCGACCGGGCCACGAAGAAGGAACTGAAGGATCTGAATGTCGATGCGGGCTTGTATTTCGCCCTGCGTTACGCCGGGGCCAAGGCGCTCTTCGGCGACCGGGTATCGTGGAATGTCGGCCAACTTTTCGACTTCCCGAAGCTGGTCGCTGAATGGGGACAGCAGAAGAAGACAACGCTCAACCGTTCGACGGCCAAAGCTGCGATTCAGCTTAAGTTCGTCCTGGAACTTGAGGTCGATGTCTCGACCGGTGGCACGCAATCCTATTCGACGCAGTTGCTGTGGAAGTACGAACCGAACGCCGTGTCGTCGCAACTCGTTGATGACTGGAACCGGTTGGCCGAACACCCTCTCGTTTACTGCCGCGCGCTCCAGGAGCCGGTCAGCACCAAAGGCACGCTCCAGACGGTGGACCTGGCAAACGTGAAGACTTTTGTCCCCGCCTACGATCGGGATCGCGGCTCCTTCGTAAGCGTCTACAAGAAGCCAGACATCGCCATTCAGTTCCGCGCCAACGTGAAGGAGGCCGTCGACCAGCGACTAGTGACCGAAGCTCTAGGGGCGTTGATCGAAACGAAGTTCGGTGAGTTCGAGGCGGAGTACACGAAGGCGATCAAAGACCTGTGCGCGGCCGGGCTGCATAGCAGTTCGCTGCGCTCACAAGCCGTAGCCTACTCAGGGCTGCTGGATGTCATCGTCCGGCAGGCCAAGGGCGACCGCAACCGCGAGTTGCTTCTGCGACCGCTACTGTCGATTGGCGCGGCCCACATCGAAGGCGGAACGACCGCGACCGTGGTTACTCCGTGGCATCCGTTGCGGCTTTCGGCCATGCAGGTAAAGGCCGCGATGGCTGTGGGACTCGTGCGGCACTTGCTTACCGCCCCGGAAGTGTTCTTTGGCGACACGCGGCTCTACTTCAAGGACTTGGCGCAGGAAATGTCGCACCCGTTCTACCCGGAGGTCGTGCTGGGGTGGCGGGGCAACAAGCCCGAGTTGATGGCGATGACTGATGCGATGCAGGACTACACGCTCCATGAATCGCCGATCATCAATGACACTGAACCGGACGACACGAACGAAAATCCAACGACGGGAAGCAACTGCGTCCTAGAACTGGTCCAGCGTTACCTCACGCTTCACCCGCATGAACACGCCAACATGTCCGTGGTGCTATACAACTGCGATTCGGCACGTCTGCCGCAGGCGGTAGTGGATCGCATTGGGCAGCTTTACGAAGACGAAGACGACGTTCGCTGCCAGGTACTGCTTCGCCACGGCGACGCCAGCCGCCTGCGTGACCTGTACCGCGCTATCATCAGCCAGGGGGATGCGGACGTTGACTCATTCAACGCGAGCGAAGCGACACAGGATTTCATGGCCAGGCTGCGCATCTGTATCATAGCTGACCAGGCGCCGCCACCTAATCCCAAGGACGGCTGCCCTTACGACATCGTGTTCTCGCAGGACGTGATCGCTCGTCACTCACAGGTCGAATGGTATCCAGAAACGGCCACGCCCGTTTCGATGGACACGCTTGTTCCGGCGCGGTGGTCGCGCCGCCGTGCTGCTGCCATCGACGATATGAAATCCGTCGTTTACCTGTGCTGCCCGGTACAAACGGCGGAAGGCTGGAGCTTCCTGACAGCTCTTACCACGTTCCTCAAAGGCGATTGGGACGAGAATGAGGGGAAGAGACTCCTGCCCGCCCGGCAACTGGATTTCCGGGACAATCGCACGGCTAGGATTTTCGAGGAGACTCACAATCTGGGCAACTGGGTAGTTAACTACGACGAGCTTCTGGATCGCCGTCAACTACTGAACCTGCACGTGCGGGTGATTCGCTACAAGCAGTCCACGACTCAGGGACGTAACGTCATCATCTCGTCGAAGGCCCCCTTGGGTTTGCTCATCTCGATGGTCTTGCAGCGGATCAAGGCCTTGAACCTCGGGCTGTCCGACACGCAGTGCCGCGAGCTGGCGGAGCGATTTGTCAATGACGCCAACGACGTATCGGGCGACATCGTGCTGCGGGCTGCAAAACGGGGGCGTAACGCGAGTGAGTTGATGGGTATCGTCCTCAGCCGGTTCCTGCTGCGGCACGAGTTGGGTCAGCGGCGTTACCACGGATGGTACTTCTTGGACGACTATGCAGACTGGCTGGGCCAGCGCGAGGAGCAGATTGCCGACATCCTGTGTTTGTCCCCCGAGGTCACGGAAGAAGGTACCCTTCGCCTTACCGTCCTTGTGTCGGAGGCGAAGTACATCGAACTTGCGGGGCTGTCGACGAAGCGCAAGGAATCGCAGAAGCAGTTGCGGGATACGGTCAAGCGCATCAACGAAGCCGTCTTCGGCGCGCCCGAACGGCTGGATCGTGACCTCTGGCTTGCCCGCCTGTCCGACCTGATTCTGGATGGGGTCCAGTTCCCGGCGAATGCCCGGATTAACCTCGCGGACTGGCGGCGGGCCATCCGCGAAGGCGCGTGCGAAATCGCTATCCGCGGCTATTCGCATGTGTTTGTATGGGGACCGGATGACCCTTGCGACTGCTCGTCCTTTGCGCCAGTGGCCGAACTGGAGGGAGCATACCAGGAGGTCTTCGGACGTCCTGAACTCCGTGAGTTGGTTCGCTGCTACTTCGAGAATCGCGACCCACTTACCTTGAGGCGGAATCTCGCGCAGCAGGATGTCTGGTCCGAAATCGAATACCAGCGACCTACGGACTGCGCGAAGATCAAGGTACCGCACATCCACATACCGGAGATCAACGACGAGCCTCCAACCGCCGATAGGGGGACAGGTGGAAGCCCCGTTTCTCCTCCCGCGCCCACGACGCCGGGCGGCGATACGAAAATGCCGGTGCCAAAATCCGGGGAGCAGACACAGGCACGTCCCGGTCCGAAGTGGGCATATCCTGGAATCGTCGGTGTTGTGTCGGGTGCGCAGCCCCATGCCGAATCGAACGACGACAGCGAGTGGCTACACTCAGTCGAGATCAAGACGAAACACGCGCTTCAGCAGTTTCAGCTTCAAGCAAAGGTGGTATCGAGCACGCTTACCCCTAACTGTGCTCTGATCAAGTTCGCGGGCAGCTCTAACCTGACGGTCGAACAGGTCAGCCGGAAGCGATCCGAGTTGCTTACCACCTATGGCCTGAATGTCGTGGCAATTCGTCCCGAACCGGGACTGGTAAGCCTTTCGATTGAACGGCCCAAGCGACGGGTGATTCGGACGCCGGAACTTTGGGCGCGGTGGCAACCGGCACCTAGTTGGGGCAACCGCTCTTTGCTCATCGGCGTGAGGGAGGACGACGGAGAGTTGCTGTTTCTGTCTCCCGGTAAAACCCATGCCCCGCACACGCTCATCGCCGGTTCAACAGGAAGCGGTAAATCGGTCCTGATGCAAAACATCATCCTCGCCATTGCAGCGACGAACACTCCGGGCCAGGCCCGCATCGCGCTGATCGATCCGAAACAGGGCGTTGACTATTTTGCGTTCGAGAGCCTGCCGCACCTGGACGGCACGCTCGTGGTCGAGCCTGACGCGGCTATTGCCAAGCTGGAGCAACTGGTTGCGGAGATGGACGCCCGGTACGGAAGGTTACGAGCCGCCCGTTGCCCGAGCCTGGACGAGTACAACAAGCGATCCAGTGAAGCTGACCGCCTTCCGGTCATCTGGGTGGTCCACGACGAATTCGCCGAGTGGATGATGGTCGATGATTACAAGGAGGCGGTGACGAACATCGTCGGCCGCTTGGGGGTAAAAGCCCGCGCCGCTGGAATCCACCTGGTCTTCGCGGCGCAGCGGCCGGATGCCAACGTGATGCCCATGCAGCTACGGGCGAACCTCGGCAACCGGCTCATCCTCAAGGTGGACTCAGCAGGCACGTCCGAGATTGCCCTGGGCGAACCCGGTGCCGAATTCCTGCTTGGGCACGGGCACCTTCTTGCGAAACTCGAAGGCACTCCGGGGCTTTGTTTTGCCCAGGTACCCTTGGCGGACGCCGACTTCGTCGATGCAATCGTAAACTCAATGACCCACGGTTGA
- a CDS encoding phosphoadenosine phosphosulfate reductase family protein, translating to MTDQPIRHILSLSGGKDSAALAIYMRDRVLDMEYIFHDTDKELPETYDYLSRLEAVLGKRITKTTADQSFDHWLTVFGGMIPSNHRRWCTKMLKLKPFEKYVGESPVINYVAIRADEKREGYISHKPNITTVYPFRDDGLVKADILRILEESGIGLPRYTEWGRTRSGCFFCFYQQKIEWVRLKEKYPDKFEEAKTYEYATNKGEGDPFYWCGDEPLVELERPERMEEIKQKWLEREEKRKKNGKKRKLINILGDGDEDEGDTGGCLICQL from the coding sequence ATGACAGATCAACCAATTCGACACATTTTGAGCCTATCGGGCGGCAAGGACAGCGCCGCTCTGGCGATCTACATGCGCGACCGAGTGCTGGACATGGAGTACATCTTTCACGACACGGACAAGGAACTGCCAGAAACCTACGATTATCTCTCCCGCCTGGAAGCTGTTCTGGGCAAGCGGATCACCAAGACGACGGCTGATCAGAGCTTCGATCATTGGCTTACGGTTTTCGGTGGCATGATCCCGTCGAACCATCGCCGGTGGTGTACGAAGATGCTCAAGCTGAAGCCGTTTGAGAAATACGTGGGTGAGTCGCCGGTCATCAACTATGTGGCGATCCGCGCAGACGAAAAACGCGAAGGCTATATCAGCCACAAACCTAATATCACGACGGTCTATCCGTTCCGCGACGACGGGCTGGTAAAGGCAGACATTCTCCGGATTCTTGAGGAAAGTGGGATTGGGTTACCTCGTTACACGGAATGGGGGCGGACCCGTTCCGGCTGCTTCTTCTGCTTTTACCAGCAGAAGATCGAGTGGGTTCGCCTCAAAGAAAAGTACCCCGACAAGTTCGAGGAGGCCAAAACCTACGAGTATGCCACGAACAAAGGAGAGGGCGATCCGTTCTACTGGTGCGGCGATGAGCCGCTGGTCGAACTGGAGCGGCCCGAACGCATGGAGGAGATCAAACAGAAGTGGCTCGAACGGGAGGAAAAACGAAAGAAGAACGGCAAGAAGAGGAAGCTCATCAACATCCTTGGCGACGGGGACGAGGATGAAGGGGACACCGGCGGCTGTCTCATTTGCCAACTTTGA